In one window of Verrucomicrobiota bacterium DNA:
- a CDS encoding amino acid permease, with protein MPSEHHPDDEKLLRQLGYEQELSRRMSGFSNFAISLSIICILAGGITSFHVGLCSAGGASIGLGWPLVCLFSLCVAATMAQVASAFPTAGGLYHWGSILGGRACGWVTAWFNLAGLITVLAAINAGTYDFATAAFDVPKEVNTDITRTMVIVLMTLSQGLLNHYGIHLTTRLTDLSGYLILGVATVLTVALLLATKHFEWARLWTFENFSGLPEGGAVFPKQDNLMWLFALGFLLPAYTITGFDASAHTSEETVGAALNVPKGIVRSVWVSGVFGWVMICAILLAMPSVKGGVEQGANVVPWTMKA; from the coding sequence ATGCCCTCCGAGCACCACCCCGACGACGAGAAGCTGCTCCGCCAGCTCGGCTACGAACAGGAGCTGTCCCGCCGGATGAGCGGCTTCTCGAACTTCGCCATCTCCCTCTCCATCATCTGCATCCTCGCGGGCGGCATCACGTCGTTCCACGTCGGCTTGTGCAGCGCGGGCGGGGCGAGCATCGGATTGGGCTGGCCGCTGGTGTGCCTGTTTTCACTCTGCGTGGCGGCGACGATGGCGCAGGTGGCCAGCGCGTTCCCGACGGCGGGCGGGCTGTATCACTGGGGCAGCATCCTCGGCGGTCGCGCGTGCGGCTGGGTGACGGCATGGTTCAACCTGGCCGGCCTCATCACCGTGCTCGCGGCCATCAACGCGGGCACTTACGACTTCGCCACGGCAGCCTTCGACGTGCCGAAGGAAGTGAACACCGACATCACTCGCACGATGGTCATCGTGCTGATGACGCTCTCGCAAGGGCTGCTGAACCACTACGGCATCCATCTCACCACGCGGCTCACGGATCTGAGCGGCTACTTGATTCTTGGCGTGGCAACGGTGCTCACCGTCGCGTTGCTGCTCGCGACGAAACACTTCGAGTGGGCGCGGCTGTGGACGTTCGAAAACTTCAGCGGACTGCCCGAGGGCGGCGCGGTGTTCCCGAAGCAGGACAACTTGATGTGGCTCTTCGCGCTCGGCTTCCTGCTGCCTGCCTACACCATCACCGGCTTCGACGCCTCGGCACACACGAGCGAAGAGACTGTTGGCGCGGCGCTGAACGTGCCCAAGGGCATCGTGCGTTCCGTGTGGGTGTCCGGCGTGTTCGGCTGGGTGATGATTTGCGCCATCCTGCTCGCGATGCCCTCGGTGAAGGGGGGCGTGGAGCAGGGCGCGAACGTGGTGCCGTGGACGATGAAGGCCG
- a CDS encoding iron-containing alcohol dehydrogenase: MSSAVATFSFPTTTLFGAGALGELPARLAKLGVRRPLVVTDNGLLGTDAFRPLAQVLGVPAQGANWFLYSGVHPNPIESDVREPAALFQDKHCDGVLAIGGGSALDAGKAARLLVKRPGFDLAKFYDEPDWSGLVPFIAIPTTAGTGSEVGRSSVITLDATKRKAVLFHPELLAKLVILDPELTVGLPPKLTAATGADALTHCLESFTCPAFHPMCDGIALEGIRLIVDALPRAVRGGKDLDARGKMLVAAAMGAVAFQKDLGVVHSLAHPLSNICGLHHGLANALCLVASMKFCAARKPGLYRRVGVACGLEVMKCPDREADERTIAFIGEFLASIGLNTKLRDHGVKPEHLDALVAQAWDDPCHRTNAVPVTEADLRTLYEASM, from the coding sequence ATGAGTTCCGCGGTCGCGACGTTTTCATTTCCGACGACGACGCTGTTCGGCGCCGGCGCTCTCGGGGAATTGCCCGCCCGGCTCGCGAAGCTCGGCGTGCGCCGGCCGCTGGTGGTGACGGACAACGGGTTGCTCGGCACCGACGCCTTCCGCCCGCTCGCGCAGGTGCTCGGCGTGCCGGCGCAGGGGGCGAACTGGTTCCTCTACTCCGGCGTGCATCCGAATCCCATCGAGTCCGACGTGCGCGAGCCGGCGGCGCTGTTTCAGGACAAGCACTGCGACGGCGTCCTCGCCATCGGCGGCGGCAGCGCCCTGGACGCGGGCAAAGCGGCGCGGCTGCTCGTGAAGCGGCCCGGCTTCGACCTCGCGAAATTTTACGACGAGCCGGACTGGTCGGGCCTCGTGCCGTTCATCGCGATCCCGACGACCGCAGGCACCGGCAGCGAGGTGGGCCGCAGTTCCGTCATCACGCTCGACGCCACGAAGCGCAAGGCCGTGCTCTTCCATCCCGAACTGCTCGCCAAGCTCGTCATCCTCGACCCCGAACTCACCGTCGGCCTGCCGCCGAAGCTTACCGCCGCCACCGGCGCGGACGCGCTCACGCACTGCCTCGAGAGCTTCACGTGCCCCGCGTTCCACCCGATGTGCGATGGCATCGCACTCGAAGGCATCCGGCTCATCGTGGACGCGCTGCCCCGCGCGGTGCGTGGCGGCAAGGACCTCGACGCGCGCGGCAAGATGCTCGTCGCCGCCGCGATGGGGGCGGTCGCGTTCCAGAAGGATCTCGGCGTCGTCCACTCGCTCGCGCACCCGCTCTCAAACATCTGCGGCCTCCACCACGGCCTCGCGAACGCCCTCTGCCTTGTCGCGAGCATGAAGTTCTGCGCCGCGCGCAAACCCGGCCTCTATCGTCGCGTCGGCGTCGCGTGCGGCTTGGAAGTGATGAAGTGTCCGGACCGCGAGGCCGACGAACGCACCATCGCCTTCATCGGGGAATTCCTTGCGAGCATCGGCCTGAACACCAAGCTCCGCGATCACGGCGTGAAGCCGGAGCACCTCGACGCCCTCGTCGCCCAAGCCTGGGACGACCCGTGCCACAGGACCAACGCGGTTCCCGTGACGGAGGCAGACTTGCGAACCCTCTACGAAGCCTCGATGTAG
- a CDS encoding dihydrodipicolinate synthase family protein, which translates to MQHIASGGITRFLFGGNAFLYHLRHSEFEVLFDWMTAAPQDWWMIPSVGPSHGRLMDLTRLLRKHRFPAVMHLPCSDPRDAAGLEVGLREFAEASETKLILYLKEENSFGADKDAGLDAVARLVRDGVCVAIKYAVVRANPAEDTYLAALLERVKSKFVISGIGERPAVCHMRDWKLPGFTTGSGCIAPRPSQDIFEACSAGDFDKAQAIREKFIAHEDLRDQWGPAKVLHHAVELSGIAKTGPTPPFLSVLNAQQQEQIAPVARALAEANAAAMPQQPAVEPAVTAA; encoded by the coding sequence GTGCAGCACATCGCCTCGGGCGGGATCACGCGGTTTCTCTTCGGCGGCAACGCGTTTCTCTACCACCTCCGGCACTCCGAGTTCGAGGTGCTCTTCGACTGGATGACCGCGGCGCCCCAGGACTGGTGGATGATCCCGAGCGTGGGCCCGAGCCACGGCCGGCTCATGGACCTGACACGGTTGCTGCGCAAGCACCGTTTTCCTGCCGTCATGCACCTGCCGTGCAGCGACCCTCGCGACGCGGCCGGACTCGAAGTGGGCCTGCGCGAGTTCGCCGAGGCGAGCGAGACGAAACTCATTCTCTACCTCAAGGAGGAAAACAGTTTCGGTGCCGACAAAGACGCCGGGCTGGACGCAGTCGCGCGCCTCGTGCGTGACGGGGTTTGCGTCGCAATCAAGTATGCCGTGGTGCGCGCGAATCCAGCCGAGGACACCTACCTCGCCGCGTTGCTTGAGCGGGTGAAGTCGAAGTTTGTCATCAGCGGCATCGGCGAGCGCCCGGCGGTGTGCCACATGCGCGACTGGAAACTGCCGGGCTTCACCACGGGTTCCGGTTGCATCGCGCCGCGGCCTTCGCAGGACATCTTCGAGGCGTGTTCGGCGGGCGATTTCGACAAGGCTCAGGCCATCCGCGAGAAGTTCATCGCACACGAGGATCTCCGCGACCAATGGGGCCCGGCGAAGGTGCTGCATCACGCGGTCGAACTCTCGGGGATCGCCAAGACCGGTCCCACGCCGCCGTTCCTCTCCGTGCTGAATGCGCAGCAGCAGGAACAGATTGCCCCGGTGGCGCGCGCTCTTGCGGAAGCGAACGCGGCCGCGATGCCCCAGCAGCCGGCGGTGGAACCGGCGGTGACCGCCGCTTGA
- a CDS encoding glycosyltransferase — translation MACPRHHREVPRERAESSLAHTHRRRSRRARGRARPGNRQGQLVRPVRSPPRAHRAGAAAVWRPALPHEPLQRPDAADDRRARHQPVRLRPRLLIHTRPVTEPVPSLLVLIPAYNEEQRIEPVLRDYAEHFRRHYNGKFRLIVVLNGCRDNTLGVVERVALDFPEVSADNFPAPIGKGGALIEGLRLAPTADLIGYVDADGATPPHAFHELAKLCDGRRADCVVGSRWLRGAVLHQSQTWVRRFTSRCFHLIVESLFWMHIQDTQCPAKVMRREAAQKIHDSLRIADLAFDVNLLYSLKRAGFKVLEIPTEWTDKIGSKVTSSLFRVSLTMFLSVVRLRLIHSPFRPVLRWLRPLDAWIYCTLRAPVPLTSKEVAERKAASAQVATQGPAKPTTPGAGITS, via the coding sequence GTGGCGTGCCCCCGGCATCATCGAGAAGTTCCCCGCGAGCGGGCCGAAAGTTCGCTGGCGCACACCCATCGGCGCCGGTCACGCCGGGCCCGCGGTCGCGCTCGACCCGGAAACCGGCAAGGTCAACTGGTCCGTCCCGTTCGAAGTCCGCCCCGGGCTCACCGTGCCGGCGCCGCGGCAGTTTGGCGACCCGCACTTCCTCACGAGCCTTTACAACGGCCCGATGCTGCTGACGATCGGCGCGCCCGCCACCAACCCGTTCGACTTCGCCCGCGGCTTCTGATACACACGCGCCCTGTGACCGAGCCCGTTCCAAGCCTGCTGGTGCTCATCCCGGCCTACAACGAGGAGCAACGCATCGAGCCCGTGCTCCGCGATTACGCGGAACATTTTCGCCGGCATTACAACGGCAAGTTCCGCCTCATCGTCGTGCTCAACGGCTGCCGCGACAACACGCTCGGTGTCGTCGAACGCGTCGCGCTCGATTTTCCCGAGGTCAGCGCCGACAACTTCCCCGCGCCCATCGGCAAGGGCGGCGCGCTCATCGAGGGGCTTCGCCTCGCCCCCACCGCGGACCTCATCGGCTACGTGGATGCCGACGGCGCGACCCCCCCGCACGCGTTTCACGAACTCGCGAAACTCTGCGACGGCCGTCGCGCGGACTGCGTGGTCGGCTCACGCTGGCTCCGCGGCGCCGTGCTGCATCAAAGCCAGACGTGGGTGCGCCGCTTTACGAGCCGGTGCTTTCATCTCATCGTCGAGTCGCTTTTCTGGATGCACATCCAGGACACGCAATGCCCCGCGAAGGTGATGCGGCGCGAGGCGGCTCAGAAGATCCACGACTCGCTCCGCATCGCGGACCTCGCGTTCGACGTCAACCTCCTCTACTCGCTCAAGCGCGCGGGCTTCAAAGTCCTCGAAATCCCGACCGAGTGGACGGACAAGATCGGCTCCAAGGTCACATCCTCGCTCTTCCGCGTCTCGCTCACGATGTTCCTGTCCGTCGTGAGGCTGCGGCTGATTCATTCACCGTTCCGGCCGGTGCTCCGCTGGCTGCGCCCGCTCGATGCCTGGATTTACTGCACCCTTCGCGCGCCCGTGCCGCTCACTTCGAAGGAAGTGGCCGAGCGCAAGGCCGCGAGCGCGCAGGTCGCAACGCAGGGCCCGGCCAAGCCGACCACGCCCGGCGCGGGAATCACGTCGTAG
- a CDS encoding aldehyde dehydrogenase family protein, which produces MRPYQNFIGGEWTAATSGQTTQTFNPADARETVAQYPLSSRDDALAAIASATSAFPSWAAQTPVARGRVLSKASQLIEARKAELAELLTREEGKTLAESTGEVQRTADIFRFFGALGYQLGGQTIPHDLPDQLLYTRREPLGVVALITPWNFPIAIPAWKLAPALVSGNAVVLKPASQAPAMSCELAKILAEAGLPKGVLNLVIGEGRAVGGELATNPAVVALSFTGSHSVGSQIYRQLAGRMARAQMEMGGKNPTIVLADADLDLAARLVAIAGFGLTGQACTATSRVIVERGVADAFTAKLVEKANAVVAGNGLKAGVTMGPAVSKQQLATNLGYVDLAVAEGATIACGGRRLTDGDFAHGHFMQPTVLTGVKPSARIACEEVFGPVVGIIEADNFDAALAVANSVDVGLSASLVTRDLKKAMLYTERIQAGVVKVNQISTGLALQAPFGGVKKSSTDSFKEQGAGAVDFYTRMKTVYLDYSA; this is translated from the coding sequence GTGCGCCCTTATCAAAACTTCATCGGCGGCGAATGGACCGCCGCCACGTCCGGACAGACCACGCAGACTTTCAACCCCGCGGACGCGCGCGAGACTGTCGCGCAATATCCGTTGAGCAGTCGCGACGATGCGCTCGCCGCGATCGCGTCCGCGACGTCCGCGTTCCCGTCGTGGGCCGCGCAGACGCCCGTTGCACGCGGGCGAGTGTTGAGCAAGGCCTCGCAACTGATCGAGGCGCGCAAGGCCGAACTCGCCGAACTGCTCACGCGCGAGGAAGGCAAGACGCTCGCCGAGTCCACCGGCGAAGTGCAGCGCACGGCGGACATCTTCCGTTTCTTCGGCGCGCTCGGCTATCAACTCGGCGGGCAGACCATCCCGCACGATTTGCCGGACCAACTGCTCTATACGCGCCGCGAACCGCTCGGCGTCGTTGCGCTCATCACGCCGTGGAATTTCCCCATCGCCATCCCCGCGTGGAAGCTCGCGCCCGCGCTCGTCAGTGGAAACGCGGTCGTGCTAAAGCCCGCGTCGCAGGCGCCCGCGATGTCCTGCGAACTCGCGAAGATTCTCGCCGAGGCGGGCCTCCCGAAAGGCGTGCTCAACCTCGTCATCGGCGAAGGCCGCGCGGTCGGTGGCGAGCTTGCGACGAATCCCGCCGTCGTCGCGCTCTCGTTCACCGGCTCGCACAGCGTCGGTTCGCAAATCTACCGGCAACTTGCCGGCCGCATGGCGCGCGCGCAGATGGAAATGGGCGGCAAGAATCCCACCATCGTCCTCGCGGACGCCGATCTCGACCTCGCCGCGCGGCTCGTGGCCATCGCGGGCTTCGGGCTGACAGGCCAGGCCTGCACGGCGACGAGCCGCGTCATCGTCGAGCGCGGGGTGGCGGACGCCTTCACCGCGAAACTGGTCGAAAAGGCAAACGCCGTCGTCGCGGGCAACGGCTTGAAGGCGGGCGTGACGATGGGGCCCGCGGTAAGCAAGCAGCAGCTCGCGACAAATCTCGGTTACGTGGACCTTGCCGTCGCCGAGGGCGCAACGATCGCGTGCGGCGGGCGGCGGCTCACGGACGGTGACTTCGCCCACGGCCACTTCATGCAACCGACCGTGCTCACGGGCGTCAAACCATCGGCGCGCATCGCATGCGAGGAAGTGTTCGGACCCGTCGTCGGCATCATCGAAGCGGACAACTTCGACGCCGCGCTCGCGGTGGCAAACAGCGTGGACGTGGGGCTGAGCGCGTCCCTCGTCACGCGCGACTTGAAGAAGGCGATGCTTTACACCGAGCGCATCCAGGCGGGCGTGGTGAAGGTGAATCAGATTTCAACCGGCCTTGCCTTGCAGGCGCCGTTCGGCGGGGTGAAGAAGTCGAGCACCGACTCCTTCAAGGAGCAGGGCGCGGGCGCGGTGGATTTTTACACGCGGATGAAGACCGTTTATCTGGATTACTCGGCGTGA
- a CDS encoding RDD family protein, protein MRPRCFTLRAGLLAACLLAFLPRAHPQAAPEANRSREETRRELRHGMLRVRSAPGEIVRVGKDVVIKEGETVGDVVVLMGDARIDGEVGDLVVILGTATLGPAARIRRELVVLGGDLRADAKAEVAREVFVLGGQIHAPEDALIRARARVHKGFDFSGFKWFEDWRTEFPKLRMGVDWVTHGLLLGRPLPPSLGWVWWVVAAMLFIHLLLAVIFPKPLQSCVDALDRQPVGSFFAGLLAVVLFAPAMLLLAFTGIGLLVVPFLVCALALAMLLGKVAVYRYAGQQVGRQLGVAALQSPLVALLAGAAVLHLLYMIPVLGFLAWGGFTVLGIGNAVVAAVGGMRRGDAPRAPVEHPAVAAPGSTPPLIQQAGAWPRAGFWRRLLAMGLDAMLVLGAVLLVTAVTRSQAVPVLLPLGWFVYHVGLWTLAGSTVGGMALRLKLVREDGRPLGFAVALVRALASVFSALVLFVGFFWAGWSRAKRSWHDHIAGTIVVKVPRGVTVA, encoded by the coding sequence ATGCGCCCGCGGTGTTTCACCCTTCGCGCGGGGCTTCTCGCGGCGTGCCTGCTCGCGTTTCTCCCCCGAGCTCACCCGCAAGCCGCGCCGGAAGCGAACCGTTCGCGCGAGGAAACCCGACGCGAGCTCCGTCATGGGATGCTTCGCGTCCGGTCCGCTCCCGGCGAGATCGTCCGTGTCGGCAAGGATGTTGTCATCAAGGAAGGCGAAACCGTCGGGGACGTTGTCGTGCTGATGGGCGACGCGAGGATTGACGGCGAAGTGGGCGACCTCGTCGTGATTCTCGGGACGGCAACGCTCGGCCCCGCGGCGCGAATCCGTCGTGAACTCGTCGTGCTCGGAGGCGACCTCCGCGCGGACGCGAAGGCCGAGGTGGCGCGCGAGGTGTTTGTGCTCGGCGGGCAGATTCACGCGCCCGAGGACGCGCTCATCCGCGCGCGCGCACGGGTGCACAAGGGCTTCGACTTCTCCGGGTTCAAGTGGTTCGAAGACTGGCGGACGGAATTCCCGAAGCTGCGCATGGGCGTGGACTGGGTGACGCACGGGCTGTTGCTCGGACGTCCCTTGCCACCGTCGCTCGGATGGGTTTGGTGGGTCGTCGCGGCCATGCTGTTCATTCACCTGCTGCTCGCGGTGATTTTTCCGAAGCCCCTCCAATCATGCGTGGACGCGCTGGACCGGCAGCCCGTGGGGTCATTCTTCGCGGGGCTGCTCGCCGTGGTGCTGTTCGCCCCCGCGATGCTGCTGCTCGCGTTCACCGGCATCGGCCTGCTTGTCGTGCCGTTCCTCGTGTGCGCGCTCGCGCTCGCGATGCTGCTGGGCAAGGTCGCGGTGTATCGCTACGCGGGCCAGCAGGTTGGGCGGCAACTGGGCGTCGCCGCGTTGCAATCCCCGCTGGTCGCGCTGCTCGCCGGCGCGGCGGTGCTGCACCTGCTTTACATGATCCCGGTGCTGGGGTTCCTGGCGTGGGGCGGCTTCACAGTGCTCGGCATCGGCAACGCGGTCGTCGCCGCAGTGGGCGGCATGCGGCGCGGCGATGCGCCTCGCGCCCCGGTGGAACATCCAGCGGTCGCCGCGCCGGGCTCGACGCCTCCACTCATCCAGCAGGCGGGCGCGTGGCCGCGCGCGGGTTTCTGGCGCCGGCTGCTCGCGATGGGGCTCGATGCAATGCTCGTGCTTGGAGCGGTTTTGCTGGTGACGGCAGTGACGCGATCCCAAGCCGTGCCTGTGCTTCTGCCGCTCGGTTGGTTTGTGTATCACGTCGGACTTTGGACTTTGGCCGGCTCGACCGTGGGCGGGATGGCACTGCGGTTGAAGCTGGTCCGCGAGGATGGCCGTCCGCTCGGGTTCGCCGTGGCACTCGTGCGGGCGCTGGCAAGCGTGTTCTCGGCGCTGGTGTTGTTTGTGGGATTCTTCTGGGCGGGCTGGAGCCGCGCGAAGCGCTCGTGGCACGACCACATCGCGGGAACGATTGTGGTGAAAGTGCCGAGAGGTGTGACGGTGGCGTGA
- a CDS encoding sigma-70 family RNA polymerase sigma factor has translation MPDIGEFETFMRNHQNMVFSTAVRLLGNEPDAADISQEVFLRAHEHFDDLRASPSAGGWLRTVARNLSLNHLQRYRARWRFFSELGSEDDDRDFASNVPAPDAGGQPMDEEQERAVLEAALRKLPSSQRVPLVLYHFDELSYEEIARQLGVSLSKVKTDIHRGRAALRRKLRLSEEGELSTGVSAPGVAGPDLLRTGAVQLI, from the coding sequence ATGCCCGACATCGGCGAATTTGAGACGTTCATGCGCAACCACCAGAACATGGTGTTCAGCACCGCCGTGCGCCTGCTTGGAAACGAGCCGGACGCCGCCGACATTTCCCAGGAGGTTTTCTTGCGCGCGCACGAGCACTTCGACGACCTGCGCGCGAGCCCTTCCGCGGGCGGCTGGCTCCGCACGGTCGCGCGCAACCTCAGCCTCAACCACCTCCAGCGCTACCGCGCGCGGTGGAGGTTTTTCAGCGAGCTCGGCAGCGAGGACGATGACCGTGACTTCGCGTCCAACGTCCCCGCGCCCGACGCAGGCGGGCAGCCGATGGACGAGGAACAGGAGCGCGCCGTCCTCGAAGCCGCGCTTCGCAAGCTGCCGTCCTCGCAGCGGGTGCCGCTCGTGCTCTACCACTTCGACGAGTTGAGCTACGAGGAAATCGCGCGGCAACTCGGCGTGTCACTCAGCAAGGTCAAGACTGACATCCACCGCGGCCGCGCCGCGCTCCGGCGCAAGCTGCGCTTGAGCGAGGAGGGCGAACTTTCCACGGGAGTCTCCGCTCCGGGAGTCGCCGGTCCGGACCTGCTTCGCACCGGCGCGGTGCAACTGATTTGA
- a CDS encoding polyprenol monophosphomannose synthase: MSTGKTLVVVPTFNEKDNLLPLAARVLGLPVPVDMLVVDDNSPDGTGRLADELAAKHPQIHVLHRQTKDGLGRAYIAGFKWALERGYEFILEMDGDFSHSPDDIPKFLAAAQHADLVLGSRYCNGIRVINWPLTRLMLSLGAGKYVRLITGMRISDPTGGFKCFRRHALQALDLEAVRSNGYSFQIELTHKLWRDGWTIAEVPIIFTDRFLGTSKMSKKIVREALWMVWSLWLQHGCRRSPRPKPAAPAVKPESARAPSG; the protein is encoded by the coding sequence ATGAGCACGGGCAAAACCCTCGTCGTCGTTCCCACCTTCAACGAGAAGGACAATCTCCTTCCGCTGGCGGCGCGCGTGCTCGGCCTTCCCGTGCCTGTGGACATGCTCGTGGTGGATGACAACTCGCCGGACGGCACAGGCAGGCTCGCGGACGAACTTGCGGCGAAGCACCCGCAAATCCACGTGCTGCACCGGCAGACGAAGGACGGCCTTGGCCGCGCCTACATCGCGGGCTTCAAGTGGGCGCTCGAACGCGGCTACGAGTTCATCCTCGAGATGGACGGCGACTTCTCGCACAGCCCGGATGACATCCCCAAATTCCTCGCCGCCGCGCAGCACGCGGACCTCGTGCTCGGCTCGCGCTATTGCAATGGCATCCGCGTCATCAACTGGCCGCTCACGCGGCTCATGCTCAGCCTCGGCGCGGGCAAGTATGTCCGGCTCATCACCGGCATGCGCATCAGCGACCCGACGGGCGGGTTCAAGTGCTTCCGCCGGCATGCGCTCCAGGCGCTCGACCTCGAGGCCGTCCGGTCCAACGGCTACAGCTTTCAGATCGAACTCACGCACAAACTCTGGCGCGACGGGTGGACGATTGCCGAGGTGCCGATCATTTTCACCGACCGCTTTCTGGGCACGTCGAAGATGTCGAAGAAGATCGTGCGCGAGGCGCTGTGGATGGTCTGGAGCCTGTGGCTGCAGCATGGATGCCGCCGTTCGCCCCGGCCGAAGCCTGCCGCGCCCGCCGTGAAGCCCGAGTCCGCCCGCGCGCCTTCCGGGTGA
- the folB gene encoding dihydroneopterin aldolase produces MRSNPKIPDRLGEGKAPRAPAEPPPNAEPAPVIPEGPPAEPAELAPASSKGSATVHFSRLAKAERELPAADRIILHDVEVHYHVGVPDEERSKPQRLLISVELTSDFTAAATTDFLATTIDYQRVYERVLRFGDGRAWKLIEKLAYDIVSDLLKEFPAQEVTVEVKKFILKKARYTAVRVTRRRAV; encoded by the coding sequence ATGCGGTCGAACCCGAAAATCCCGGACCGGCTCGGCGAGGGGAAGGCGCCGCGCGCCCCGGCCGAGCCGCCGCCGAACGCCGAGCCAGCGCCCGTGATTCCCGAGGGGCCGCCCGCCGAACCCGCGGAACTCGCGCCGGCGTCGAGCAAGGGTTCCGCAACGGTCCATTTCTCCCGGCTCGCGAAGGCTGAACGCGAATTGCCCGCGGCCGACCGGATCATTCTCCACGACGTCGAGGTCCACTATCACGTCGGCGTTCCAGACGAGGAGCGGTCGAAGCCGCAGCGGCTGCTGATCTCCGTCGAGTTGACGAGCGATTTCACTGCCGCGGCCACCACGGATTTTTTGGCCACCACGATTGACTATCAGCGCGTGTATGAGCGGGTGCTGCGCTTTGGCGATGGCCGGGCGTGGAAGCTGATCGAGAAGCTCGCTTACGACATCGTGTCCGACTTGCTGAAGGAATTCCCGGCGCAGGAGGTGACTGTGGAGGTGAAGAAGTTCATCCTCAAGAAGGCGCGTTACACGGCGGTCCGGGTCACCCGGCGCCGGGCGGTGTAA
- a CDS encoding NUDIX domain-containing protein, translating into MIRNIIFDWSGTLVDDLPAVWRATNFVFEQAGREALSLDRFRSEFCLPFTPFYERHLPGVAMEQLESWFHARFREVQDTVEPLPHARDFLAWSRERGMRTFLLSTVHPDHWQVQSARSGLGSFIDRPYTGVRDKRKLIHQILAENGLAARETIFIGDMEHDVVTAKHGGIGSVAVLTGYNHLHQLRAADPDVIVEHLGELRALLERGGMALHASHTTSHRDDRMPVSTVGALIFDASRRVLLVRTHKWSNLWGIPGGKIRWGERSEDALRRELKEETNLDVSGIQFVMVQDCIHSKEFCRDEHFLLLNYTCHAAGTGPVRLNDEAREFCWATTDEAMAMDLNRPTRVLLEAVRRGIAD; encoded by the coding sequence ATGATCCGCAACATCATCTTCGACTGGTCCGGCACGCTGGTGGATGACCTGCCCGCGGTCTGGCGCGCGACGAACTTCGTCTTCGAGCAGGCGGGTCGCGAAGCGCTGTCGCTCGACCGGTTCCGGTCCGAGTTCTGCCTGCCGTTCACGCCGTTTTACGAGCGGCACCTGCCGGGCGTCGCGATGGAGCAACTGGAGTCGTGGTTCCACGCGCGCTTCCGCGAGGTGCAGGACACCGTCGAGCCGCTGCCGCACGCCCGCGACTTCCTTGCGTGGTCGCGCGAGCGCGGGATGCGGACGTTTCTGCTGAGCACCGTGCACCCTGATCACTGGCAGGTGCAATCGGCGCGGTCGGGGCTCGGGAGTTTCATCGACCGGCCTTACACCGGCGTGCGGGACAAGCGCAAGCTGATCCACCAGATTCTCGCCGAAAACGGGCTGGCGGCGCGCGAGACGATTTTCATCGGCGACATGGAGCACGACGTCGTGACGGCGAAACACGGCGGCATCGGGTCCGTCGCCGTGCTGACGGGCTACAACCACCTGCATCAACTGCGCGCGGCGGACCCCGACGTGATCGTCGAGCACCTCGGCGAATTGCGCGCCCTGCTCGAGCGCGGTGGCATGGCGCTTCATGCGTCGCACACGACCTCACATCGCGACGACCGCATGCCCGTCTCCACCGTCGGTGCGCTGATCTTCGATGCATCGCGACGCGTGCTGCTGGTGCGGACTCACAAGTGGTCAAACCTGTGGGGCATTCCCGGCGGCAAGATCAGGTGGGGTGAGCGGTCCGAGGACGCGTTGCGCCGCGAGTTGAAGGAGGAAACGAACCTGGACGTGTCGGGCATCCAATTCGTGATGGTGCAGGATTGCATCCACTCGAAGGAATTTTGCCGCGATGAACATTTCCTCCTGCTCAACTACACATGTCACGCGGCAGGCACGGGCCCGGTGCGGCTCAACGACGAGGCGCGCGAGTTCTGCTGGGCGACAACCGACGAGGCGATGGCAATGGACTTGAACCGGCCGACACGAGTCCTGCTCGAGGCCGTGCGTCGCGGCATCGCGGACTAG